The Kribbella shirazensis genomic interval CTGGTAGTTGCCGTACCGGTGCACCAGGTCCGCCGGACGCAGACCGGCAGCCCGCGCGGCGTCGTCGAATCCGCGCCGGCGCTCCTTGCACGCGTAGTCGTTGCGCATGCCGCCGAGGAAGGCGACCTCGCGGTGCCCGCGCTCGAACACGGACGCGGCCGCGGCGCGACCGCCGGCGTACTCGTCGGCCAGCAGGATCGTGTCCGCGTGGCCCTCCTCCGGCCAGCAGTTGACGAAGATCGTCCGGATCCCGTCGAGCCGGGGGCTGCGGTGCAGCGGCTTCGGCGACAAGGACGCGTAGACGATCGCGGCGACACCCTGCCCGACCAGACTCGCCACCGCGCTGTCGCCCTGCTCCGGGTCGCCGGTCGTGTCGACGACCATGCACACGTAGCCCGCGGGCTGGACGATCTGTTGCAGGCCGAGCACGATCAGACCGGCGTAGGGCTGGGAGACGATCCCGCTGGTGACGACGCCGACCGTGAAGGACCTGTTCGACCGGAGCAGCTGGGCCGCCCGGTTCGGGACGAAGTCGAGCTCGGCGGCGGCCTCGAGCACACGCCGCCTGGTCTCCTCGGCCACCGCGACGTCGCGGCGGTCGTTGAGCACGAACGAGACGGTCGGCTGGGACACCCCCGCGCGACGGGCGACGTCGGTCATCGTGACGCGTTTCGGCCGGCCGGCCGGCTGCTTCGCCATGGTCCCCCTTCACGGTGCGCGGCGTCTCCGCCGTCGCCAAGTTTCTATCACAGCT includes:
- a CDS encoding LacI family DNA-binding transcriptional regulator, whose translation is MAKQPAGRPKRVTMTDVARRAGVSQPTVSFVLNDRRDVAVAEETRRRVLEAAAELDFVPNRAAQLLRSNRSFTVGVVTSGIVSQPYAGLIVLGLQQIVQPAGYVCMVVDTTGDPEQGDSAVASLVGQGVAAIVYASLSPKPLHRSPRLDGIRTIFVNCWPEEGHADTILLADEYAGGRAAAASVFERGHREVAFLGGMRNDYACKERRRGFDDAARAAGLRPADLVHRYGNYQIGSGYDLATEMVVEHGSTALVCGNDRMAIGAMLALHALGLDCPGDVSIVGFDDQPDVADQVRPGLTTAALPHLTLGRRAGELVLAAPDDAPDRVIVDCELIERDSVGDPPRRRPRPRVPSR